In Labilibaculum sp. DW002, one DNA window encodes the following:
- a CDS encoding glycoside hydrolase family 43 protein: MKILVSTILFQLVLISQCLAQLWSPDLGDGNFKNPIVFADYSDPDLIRVNDDFYMVSSSFNCMPGIPILHSKDMVNWKIINHVYQSLPLEKYNKPAHGEGCWAPSIRYHDDKFYVYFCTPEDGLFMAVTDNPIAEWELTHVVEVGNWEDPCPLWDDDGNAYLVRSKLGGNKLILHKMTQDGKRLLDNGTIIFDDQDKAPIIEGPKFLKKEGYYYIMAPAGGVSEGWQTVLRATNIYGPYESKKVMHQGNTAINGPHQGGLVELKSGEWWFAHFQDRASYGRIVHLQAVTWQDGWPMMGIDINNDGIGEPVKEYALPNVGHRYAVRIPQTGDEFNIVDLGLQWQWQANPKEEWYSLNKNEGCLRLNAVQNLTQYGNLWHVPNLLLQKIPAPQFMATTKVNCHLELSGERCGLVVMGRHWAYVGIVKEEESLRVAMFKGEYSRHMDKTREIESIPVSSETIFLRVKVTADKMCQFEYSKDGRQYLSIGESFKATTGKWIGAKVGLFCINPNMDETLSYADFDWFRME; encoded by the coding sequence ATGAAAATACTTGTTTCAACCATACTATTTCAATTGGTGTTAATATCTCAGTGTCTAGCTCAGCTTTGGAGTCCTGATTTAGGTGATGGAAACTTCAAGAATCCTATTGTTTTTGCTGATTATTCTGATCCTGACCTTATTAGGGTTAACGACGATTTCTATATGGTATCTTCTAGTTTTAATTGTATGCCAGGTATCCCTATTTTGCATTCTAAAGATATGGTCAATTGGAAGATAATTAATCATGTTTATCAGAGTTTGCCCTTAGAAAAGTATAATAAGCCAGCACATGGAGAGGGGTGTTGGGCACCATCTATTCGTTATCATGATGATAAGTTTTATGTTTATTTCTGTACTCCTGAAGATGGTTTGTTTATGGCAGTCACTGATAACCCCATTGCGGAATGGGAGTTGACGCATGTTGTGGAAGTGGGCAATTGGGAAGATCCTTGTCCTTTGTGGGATGACGATGGCAATGCTTATCTTGTTAGAAGCAAGCTAGGGGGTAATAAATTGATACTTCACAAAATGACTCAGGATGGGAAACGACTATTGGATAATGGTACAATTATTTTTGATGATCAGGACAAAGCACCTATTATTGAAGGTCCTAAGTTTTTAAAAAAGGAAGGGTATTATTATATAATGGCTCCTGCAGGTGGAGTGTCCGAGGGATGGCAAACTGTTTTACGAGCCACAAATATTTATGGTCCTTACGAGAGTAAAAAAGTTATGCATCAAGGTAATACTGCTATCAATGGTCCACACCAAGGAGGTTTGGTTGAGTTGAAGTCAGGTGAATGGTGGTTTGCTCATTTTCAGGATAGAGCTTCTTATGGTAGAATAGTTCATTTACAAGCTGTCACTTGGCAAGATGGTTGGCCTATGATGGGTATAGATATCAATAATGATGGTATAGGAGAACCGGTGAAGGAATATGCTTTACCCAATGTAGGGCATAGGTATGCTGTGAGAATACCGCAAACCGGAGATGAATTTAATATAGTAGATTTAGGTCTTCAATGGCAGTGGCAGGCGAACCCCAAGGAGGAATGGTATTCTCTTAATAAAAATGAGGGATGTTTAAGATTAAATGCTGTGCAGAACCTTACTCAATATGGGAATCTGTGGCACGTGCCTAACCTTCTGCTACAGAAGATCCCAGCTCCTCAATTCATGGCTACTACAAAAGTAAACTGTCATCTAGAATTATCAGGTGAGAGATGTGGCCTAGTTGTTATGGGAAGGCATTGGGCTTATGTAGGAATTGTTAAAGAAGAAGAGTCCCTAAGAGTAGCAATGTTCAAAGGTGAGTATAGTAGGCATATGGACAAGACAAGGGAAATTGAAAGCATTCCTGTTAGCTCAGAAACTATTTTTTTAAGAGTGAAAGTGACAGCAGATAAAATGTGTCAATTTGAATATAGTAAGGATGGCCGTCAGTATTTAAGTATTGGAGAATCTTTTAAAGCTACAACAGGCAAATGGATAGGCGCTAAAGTTGGGCTTTTTTGTATTAATCCTAATATGGATGAAACACTAAGTTATGCTGATTTCGATTGGTTTAGAATGGAGTAG
- a CDS encoding alpha-L-fucosidase — translation MKYKLLCSALLFTLCSFSVFGQLKNKAEEEEKFMDMGLGIFVHWSMDSQLGSVISHSLVGASDDYVNKYFKELPKTFYPDKFDSDEWARLFKLTGAEYVVFTTKHHNGFCMWDTKTTDFNIMNTPYGKDITDMLFTSLRKYGLKVGVYFSPEDFHFLHEQGTLISRKREGSQITDNPELLAYDKTQIDELLANYGPIDIVFFDAFKTGPLVQYIHDKDPNIVVTRGGMKTPEQSIPGGAMKGPWETCMTMGTQWQYKPTHESYKSGTDVINKLIEIRAKGGNFLLNIGPKPNGEIAIEQEERLRELGLWMFVNEEAIKNIRPLPGIIKDGYVWFTQNEKENAVYVFITGQEDWFKGRRRNFLMKNLRATDKTDISVLGQNDLVVEYWPENIPKSRFIQHKDLLEISVSRAQRLYNDKVWPNPVVVKLTNVEIIK, via the coding sequence ATGAAATATAAATTATTGTGTTCTGCCTTGTTGTTCACCTTATGCAGTTTTTCTGTTTTCGGACAGCTTAAAAATAAAGCTGAAGAGGAAGAAAAATTTATGGATATGGGTTTAGGAATCTTTGTCCACTGGAGTATGGATTCTCAATTGGGAAGTGTAATTAGTCATTCCCTAGTTGGAGCATCAGACGATTACGTAAATAAATATTTTAAGGAGCTACCCAAGACTTTTTATCCAGATAAATTTGATTCGGATGAATGGGCTAGATTGTTCAAATTAACAGGTGCTGAGTATGTGGTGTTCACGACAAAGCATCACAATGGGTTCTGTATGTGGGATACAAAAACCACTGATTTTAATATCATGAATACGCCTTACGGGAAGGATATTACAGACATGCTTTTTACATCATTACGAAAGTATGGATTGAAAGTGGGAGTGTATTTTTCGCCTGAGGATTTTCATTTTCTACACGAACAAGGCACCCTAATTTCTCGAAAGCGAGAAGGAAGTCAAATTACCGATAATCCGGAACTTTTAGCCTACGATAAAACTCAAATTGATGAGCTTTTGGCGAATTATGGACCGATTGATATCGTATTTTTTGATGCTTTTAAGACAGGACCTTTAGTGCAATATATTCATGATAAAGATCCAAATATTGTGGTAACTCGAGGTGGAATGAAAACACCTGAGCAGAGTATTCCTGGTGGAGCTATGAAAGGACCTTGGGAAACCTGCATGACCATGGGAACACAATGGCAATACAAACCGACTCATGAAAGTTATAAAAGTGGTACTGATGTCATCAATAAGTTGATAGAAATTAGAGCAAAAGGAGGGAATTTCTTATTGAATATAGGTCCTAAGCCTAATGGGGAAATTGCTATAGAACAGGAAGAACGTCTACGTGAACTAGGACTTTGGATGTTCGTGAACGAAGAGGCAATTAAAAACATTCGTCCTTTACCTGGTATTATTAAAGATGGATATGTGTGGTTCACTCAAAATGAAAAGGAGAATGCCGTATATGTTTTCATCACAGGACAAGAAGATTGGTTCAAAGGGCGACGACGAAACTTTTTAATGAAGAACCTAAGAGCTACCGATAAAACAGATATTTCTGTTTTGGGTCAGAATGATTTGGTGGTGGAGTATTGGCCAGAAAATATCCCAAAATCCAGATTTATTCAGCATAAAGATCTTTTGGAAATTTCTGTTTCCAGAGCACAAAGACTTTATAACGATAAAGTATGGCCTAATCCGGTCGTGGTGAAACTAACAAATGTTGAAATCATAAAATAA
- a CDS encoding GH92 family glycosyl hydrolase has translation MRLITISLIGLLFAGCQTSEKNTEYVKYVNPLIGTAPFTSESTLKHSVGTENNSQVVPCVTVPFGMTNWTPQTKATETKCHSPYYYTDSIIQGFRGSHWLSGSCVQEYGSMTIMPISGALKCLPTVRGSKFSHNNEMASPYLYQVHLEDYDIDVEMTATKRSGLFKFTFAKEGEAHIVVNPNSDEGQGFIRVLPGRNEIIGYNPVHRIYQGWGEEAGFSGYFVVRFKSDFETYGVYQGDKIYDGEQQVADLEDLGAFVSFMVQENEEIFASVGTSFTSIEQARKNLDTETDNLDFDIAKDQLKSTWENLLSKVQVEGEVEEDKVKFYTAMYHSCLQPRTFNDCDGSYVSFAGGKKIMNSGDKDYFVDFSMWDTYRASLPLFNFLMPDVSADMMNSLFLKAEQGGWLPIFPCWNSYTSAMIGDHAISAIADAYSKGVIDISDKQYGYLLQNAFKSPDTFEEYKEGKGRRGLKSYLKYGYIPLEDEVKESYHDKEQASRTMEYAFDDFALSQIANKRGDTVNSEILTQRALNYQNVYSEADSCIRGRYADGSFTDEFDKFVRMPYITEGTPYQYTWYVPHDMAGLMDLMGGQDGFNTNLDRFHSIGQYWHGNEPGHQIPFLYNYSGQPWKTQALVTQIMDTEYITGPGGLSGNDDAGQMSAWYAFAAMGFYPVCPSVPEYVISGPRFDKIKIHLENGNAIEINAKGASTGNNYIHSLKVNGVNTDQNFFNHFDLIKGGVLDFEMGELPNKEWGTSKESRPHSLTRK, from the coding sequence ATGAGACTTATAACAATTAGTTTGATCGGTTTGCTGTTTGCAGGATGTCAGACTTCAGAAAAGAATACAGAATATGTAAAGTATGTTAATCCATTAATTGGTACGGCACCTTTTACATCAGAAAGCACACTAAAACATAGTGTTGGTACCGAGAATAATTCACAGGTAGTTCCATGTGTTACGGTGCCATTTGGGATGACCAATTGGACTCCTCAAACAAAGGCGACAGAGACCAAGTGTCATTCTCCATATTACTATACTGATTCAATTATTCAAGGATTTAGAGGAAGTCATTGGTTGAGTGGCTCTTGTGTTCAGGAATATGGAAGTATGACGATTATGCCTATTTCGGGTGCATTAAAGTGTTTGCCAACTGTGCGTGGATCTAAATTTTCACACAATAACGAAATGGCAAGTCCATATTTGTATCAAGTACACCTAGAAGATTATGATATTGATGTAGAGATGACGGCGACAAAGAGGTCTGGCTTGTTCAAATTTACTTTTGCAAAAGAAGGTGAAGCTCACATTGTTGTAAATCCTAATAGTGACGAAGGACAAGGTTTTATAAGAGTTCTTCCAGGAAGAAATGAGATCATAGGTTACAATCCTGTTCACCGAATTTATCAAGGCTGGGGCGAAGAAGCTGGTTTTAGTGGCTATTTTGTTGTTCGCTTCAAATCCGATTTTGAAACTTATGGCGTATACCAGGGCGATAAAATTTATGATGGAGAGCAACAAGTTGCTGATCTTGAAGATTTAGGAGCTTTTGTTTCTTTTATGGTTCAGGAAAATGAAGAAATTTTTGCTTCTGTTGGTACATCTTTTACAAGTATTGAGCAAGCAAGAAAGAATTTAGATACAGAAACCGATAATCTTGATTTTGATATTGCAAAAGATCAATTGAAATCTACTTGGGAAAATCTTTTGTCGAAAGTACAAGTTGAAGGAGAGGTAGAAGAGGATAAGGTAAAGTTTTACACAGCAATGTATCATAGCTGTTTGCAACCAAGAACATTTAACGATTGTGATGGTTCATACGTGAGTTTTGCAGGTGGTAAGAAAATTATGAATAGCGGAGATAAGGATTATTTCGTCGATTTTTCGATGTGGGATACCTACAGAGCTTCGCTTCCTTTATTCAATTTTTTGATGCCAGATGTGAGCGCTGATATGATGAATAGTCTCTTTCTAAAAGCGGAACAAGGCGGTTGGCTGCCAATTTTCCCTTGTTGGAACAGTTACACATCTGCTATGATTGGTGATCATGCCATTTCTGCTATTGCAGATGCTTATTCAAAAGGAGTCATTGATATTAGTGATAAACAATATGGCTATTTGCTGCAAAATGCGTTTAAGTCACCCGATACTTTTGAGGAATACAAAGAAGGAAAAGGGCGCCGTGGCTTGAAATCTTATCTGAAATATGGATACATTCCATTAGAAGACGAGGTGAAAGAGTCTTATCATGATAAGGAGCAGGCATCCAGAACTATGGAGTACGCTTTTGATGATTTCGCACTAAGCCAAATCGCTAACAAGCGCGGCGATACTGTAAATTCAGAAATATTAACACAACGAGCATTAAATTATCAGAATGTATATAGTGAAGCTGACTCGTGCATAAGAGGAAGATATGCTGATGGAAGTTTTACCGATGAATTTGATAAGTTTGTTCGTATGCCTTACATTACAGAAGGTACGCCTTATCAGTACACATGGTATGTACCTCACGATATGGCAGGCTTAATGGATTTGATGGGTGGACAAGATGGTTTTAATACCAATTTAGATCGCTTTCATTCTATAGGTCAGTATTGGCATGGTAATGAACCAGGACATCAAATTCCATTCCTATACAATTATAGCGGTCAACCATGGAAAACACAAGCTTTGGTTACTCAAATAATGGATACTGAATACATTACAGGTCCTGGAGGATTAAGTGGAAACGATGATGCAGGTCAGATGTCAGCATGGTATGCTTTTGCTGCTATGGGATTTTATCCTGTCTGTCCATCTGTTCCTGAATATGTGATCTCAGGTCCTCGTTTCGATAAAATTAAAATTCACTTGGAGAATGGAAATGCAATCGAAATTAATGCAAAAGGAGCTTCAACAGGTAACAATTACATTCATTCATTGAAGGTAAATGGCGTTAATACGGATCAGAATTTCTTTAATCATTTCGATTTGATAAAAGGCGGAGTTCTTGATTTTGAAATGGGTGAGCTTCCTAATAAAGAATGGGGAACGAGTAAAGAATCTCGACCTCACTCGCTAACGAGAAAATAG
- a CDS encoding glycosyl hydrolase 115 family protein gives MIFESGNKMLRVLFLILAMFFINTQAHSETKVYLVQGEKATQVEKSTVLDLKNDLSKLINGEVLVLTNERKIPTDGIVFLLGTTESNRKIAKLAKSKKICLSAKEPGARGGIWAKVNLKKNREVIVIGGSDVQGLQYAIYDYSHQVLGIDPFEYWTGKMPGRKDNFDFYNFDNKTIAPPLVPILCYFENDVDELANYRGKLLEYDWESYTEMINSLVRIRYNAIQFFDMLGRPEFFIRPEYKKLKPDYKIDEEYLEKMIDYAHLKGMEVQVDLSLGYQLHPLAVDESYCWTTYKDKWIEGWKYYFEKTSIAKADIFSLRPRHQVWDWEYESDCGEDKTEVFNEVYLELGQLIDHYKPEATKIAFCYHDGMEMFNEDFSPPKDWIAVWCDDGFGDFKYWPKSTKGYDFGTYMHAGFWKNHTVHNPYPMIVDTIMKKMFREYGADKYCQVNGQNFRPFLFNLEAYSEVCNKPEEFNGEDFYKAWTERYFSKDAAKSAVESMKILHEVQEGRNGYVQHLWEIREAISYLSNSPIQSPGKEPIAYSYERVDDDIEKVKLEIQIFAEALSKAEKGMKSNEINKEFYYSYILLPTKLYSDLISFESTLHEMALLKKQFEETGDEELIAEAERLLEVGKEKLEVVYKNSKEGDQDSKWENWYSPEIRRPNNGFPTFEMLEDIETTLKSLKQ, from the coding sequence ATGATTTTTGAATCAGGAAATAAAATGTTACGAGTGTTGTTTTTGATACTAGCAATGTTTTTTATTAATACACAAGCACATTCAGAAACCAAAGTTTATTTGGTACAAGGAGAGAAGGCTACTCAAGTTGAAAAAAGTACGGTTCTCGATTTGAAAAATGATTTGTCCAAACTTATTAATGGAGAAGTATTAGTGCTTACAAATGAAAGAAAAATTCCAACCGATGGAATTGTTTTCTTACTTGGAACAACAGAATCTAATAGAAAGATTGCAAAACTTGCTAAGTCTAAAAAGATTTGCCTGTCGGCAAAAGAGCCAGGAGCGCGCGGAGGAATTTGGGCAAAGGTAAATTTGAAAAAAAATAGAGAAGTAATCGTGATTGGAGGCTCTGATGTTCAAGGTCTGCAGTATGCTATTTATGATTATTCTCATCAGGTTTTAGGTATTGATCCTTTCGAATACTGGACGGGCAAAATGCCAGGTAGAAAGGATAATTTTGACTTTTATAATTTTGACAACAAAACAATAGCTCCGCCTTTGGTTCCTATTCTGTGTTATTTCGAAAATGATGTGGACGAATTGGCAAACTATAGAGGCAAATTACTGGAATACGATTGGGAATCCTATACTGAAATGATTAATTCATTGGTGAGAATTCGTTACAATGCCATTCAGTTTTTTGATATGTTAGGTCGACCTGAATTTTTTATTCGACCGGAATATAAAAAACTAAAGCCTGATTATAAAATTGATGAGGAATACCTTGAGAAAATGATCGATTATGCTCATTTAAAAGGAATGGAAGTTCAAGTTGACTTATCCTTAGGTTATCAATTGCATCCATTGGCTGTTGACGAATCTTATTGTTGGACGACTTACAAAGATAAATGGATAGAAGGATGGAAATACTATTTCGAAAAAACGTCTATTGCTAAAGCGGATATCTTTTCATTACGTCCCAGACATCAGGTGTGGGATTGGGAATATGAAAGTGATTGTGGAGAGGATAAAACAGAGGTTTTTAATGAGGTGTATTTGGAATTAGGGCAGTTAATTGATCATTATAAACCTGAAGCAACGAAAATTGCATTCTGTTACCACGATGGAATGGAAATGTTCAATGAAGACTTTAGCCCACCTAAAGATTGGATAGCTGTGTGGTGTGATGATGGTTTTGGTGATTTTAAATATTGGCCGAAAAGTACTAAAGGTTATGATTTTGGTACTTATATGCATGCTGGATTTTGGAAAAATCATACCGTTCATAATCCTTACCCTATGATCGTAGATACGATCATGAAGAAAATGTTTCGAGAGTATGGTGCTGATAAGTATTGCCAAGTAAACGGGCAGAATTTCAGACCATTTTTATTCAATTTGGAAGCTTATAGCGAGGTATGCAATAAGCCCGAAGAATTTAATGGTGAAGATTTTTATAAAGCCTGGACTGAGAGATATTTTAGTAAAGATGCTGCAAAGTCGGCTGTTGAATCGATGAAGATATTACATGAAGTTCAAGAAGGAAGAAATGGATATGTGCAACACTTATGGGAAATTCGAGAAGCAATTTCATACCTGTCTAATTCACCAATTCAAAGTCCAGGTAAGGAACCGATAGCTTATTCATACGAGAGAGTTGATGACGATATTGAGAAAGTGAAATTAGAGATTCAAATTTTTGCCGAAGCATTAAGTAAGGCTGAAAAAGGAATGAAATCTAATGAAATCAATAAGGAGTTCTATTATTCTTACATTCTACTCCCAACGAAATTATATTCAGATTTAATTTCTTTTGAAAGTACTCTTCATGAAATGGCTTTACTGAAGAAGCAATTTGAAGAAACGGGTGATGAGGAGTTAATAGCTGAAGCCGAAAGACTTTTAGAAGTTGGAAAAGAAAAATTAGAAGTAGTATATAAAAACTCTAAAGAAGGTGATCAGGATTCAAAATGGGAAAATTGGTATTCTCCAGAAATTCGTCGCCCTAATAATGGGTTTCCTACTTTTGAAATGTTAGAAGATATTGAGACTACACTTAAATCATTAAAACAATAA
- a CDS encoding glycoside hydrolase family 3 N-terminal domain-containing protein: protein MRIYKLFFSVLCLLFLTSAGIKKDKQNIYKKGWIDFNKNGVKDIFEDSANTVDARVMDLLSQMTMEEKTCQMATLYGFSRVLKDELPNEGWKNRVWKDGIANIDEHLNTIANRPYTYTEHAYPYSNHAEAINVIQKWFIEETRMGIPVDFSNEGVHGLCHKKATPLPAPIGIGSTWNKELVYKAGQIVGREAKALGYTNVYAPILDIARDPRWGRVVECYGEDPFHIGALGAEMSKGIQSQGVASTIKHFAVYSIPKGARDGEARTDPHVAPREMHQLHLYPFKKVIKEAKPMGVMSSYNDYDGVPITGSHYFLTELLREQYGFKGYVVSDSDAVEYLNEKHNVAGDYKEAVRQVVEAGLNVRTRFRTPESFIEPLREIIKEGKVSMQTIDSRVADVLSVKFRLGLFDHPFVEDCDLANKIVHTDEDEAFSRKIIKESMVLLKNENDLLPLDIKKYKNVLVAGPMADEINYTFSRYGPSFNESVSIYKGIKNYAADQLSVNYVKGCDVIDKSWPESELMEVALSAEEQAGIDEAVEQAKKSDIIIAVMGENESMVGESKTRTNLALPGRQLQLVKALYATGKPVVLVLVNGRALTINWEDKYIPSILEAWFPGAASGDVVAKTLFGDYNPGGKLSVTFPKSVGQIPLNFPFKVASQAGQVEIPGNGYGKTRVLGALYPFGYGLSYTSFEYSDLEVSPNQAYFQADIHVSFKVSNTGKRAGDEIVQLYLSDEVSSVTTYESQLRGFERVHLLPGETKIINFTLHPEDLELLDKNMNWSVEPGKFKVRIGSSSEDIHLNDSFEILAY, encoded by the coding sequence ATGAGAATCTATAAGTTGTTTTTTTCTGTTTTGTGTCTTCTTTTTTTAACCTCTGCGGGAATAAAAAAAGACAAACAAAACATTTACAAAAAAGGTTGGATCGATTTTAACAAAAATGGGGTAAAAGATATTTTTGAAGATAGCGCCAATACAGTTGATGCTCGTGTGATGGATCTTCTTTCGCAGATGACCATGGAAGAGAAAACTTGTCAAATGGCAACTCTTTATGGTTTTTCAAGAGTATTAAAAGATGAATTGCCAAATGAAGGTTGGAAAAATCGTGTTTGGAAAGATGGTATTGCAAACATCGATGAGCATTTGAATACGATTGCAAATAGACCTTATACCTATACCGAGCATGCCTATCCTTATAGTAATCATGCTGAAGCGATAAATGTGATTCAAAAGTGGTTTATCGAAGAAACAAGAATGGGAATTCCTGTTGATTTTAGCAATGAAGGAGTTCATGGGTTGTGTCATAAAAAAGCGACACCACTTCCAGCTCCAATTGGTATCGGTTCTACTTGGAATAAAGAATTGGTTTATAAAGCGGGTCAAATTGTAGGTCGTGAGGCAAAAGCATTAGGATATACAAATGTTTATGCGCCAATACTTGATATTGCGCGTGATCCTCGTTGGGGTAGAGTAGTTGAGTGTTATGGTGAAGATCCATTTCACATTGGTGCTTTGGGAGCTGAAATGTCGAAAGGGATTCAGTCGCAAGGAGTTGCTTCGACTATTAAGCATTTTGCTGTTTATAGTATCCCGAAAGGAGCTAGAGATGGTGAGGCCAGAACCGATCCACATGTTGCACCAAGAGAGATGCATCAGCTTCACCTTTATCCTTTTAAAAAGGTGATTAAAGAGGCAAAACCGATGGGTGTGATGAGTAGTTACAATGACTATGATGGTGTGCCAATTACAGGAAGCCATTATTTCTTAACAGAATTATTAAGAGAACAATATGGTTTCAAAGGTTATGTCGTTTCAGACAGTGATGCGGTTGAATATTTGAATGAAAAGCACAATGTTGCTGGAGATTATAAAGAGGCAGTTCGTCAGGTAGTTGAAGCTGGTTTGAATGTTCGAACACGTTTCAGAACACCAGAATCCTTTATTGAACCTTTGCGCGAAATCATAAAAGAAGGCAAAGTATCAATGCAAACTATCGATTCACGAGTTGCTGATGTTTTATCTGTGAAATTTAGATTGGGATTGTTTGATCATCCATTTGTGGAAGATTGCGATTTAGCCAATAAAATTGTACATACTGATGAAGATGAAGCATTTTCTAGAAAGATTATCAAGGAATCGATGGTCTTGTTGAAAAATGAAAATGATTTGTTGCCACTCGATATTAAAAAGTATAAAAATGTATTAGTCGCTGGGCCAATGGCCGATGAGATTAACTATACATTTAGCCGATATGGTCCATCATTTAACGAATCAGTTTCCATTTACAAAGGGATTAAAAATTATGCTGCTGATCAGTTGAGTGTTAATTATGTGAAAGGATGTGACGTTATCGACAAGAGTTGGCCAGAGAGTGAATTGATGGAAGTAGCTTTATCGGCAGAAGAACAAGCTGGTATTGATGAAGCTGTTGAACAAGCCAAAAAATCGGACATTATTATTGCTGTAATGGGTGAGAATGAGAGTATGGTAGGAGAGAGTAAGACCAGAACAAATCTTGCTTTGCCAGGAAGACAATTGCAACTTGTTAAAGCTCTTTATGCAACAGGAAAGCCGGTGGTTTTGGTATTGGTGAACGGACGAGCACTTACAATTAATTGGGAAGATAAATACATTCCATCTATTCTGGAAGCTTGGTTTCCAGGAGCAGCTTCTGGCGATGTTGTTGCTAAAACTCTATTTGGTGATTACAATCCAGGTGGAAAATTATCAGTAACCTTTCCAAAATCGGTAGGGCAAATTCCTTTAAATTTCCCGTTCAAAGTAGCATCTCAGGCTGGACAGGTAGAAATTCCTGGGAATGGTTATGGTAAAACGAGAGTTTTGGGTGCACTTTATCCTTTTGGGTATGGTTTAAGTTATACTTCATTCGAGTATAGTGATTTAGAGGTAAGCCCAAATCAAGCATATTTTCAAGCAGATATCCATGTTTCTTTTAAAGTTAGCAATACAGGAAAAAGAGCAGGAGATGAGATCGTTCAACTCTATCTATCAGATGAGGTGAGCAGCGTTACTACTTACGAATCTCAACTAAGAGGATTCGAACGTGTACATTTATTACCAGGGGAAACTAAAATAATCAATTTCACGCTACATCCCGAGGATTTAGAATTGCTCGATAAGAATATGAATTGGTCTGTTGAGCCAGGAAAATTTAAAGTAAGGATTGGAAGTTCTTCAGAAGATATTCATTTGAATGATAGTTTTGAAATACTAGCTTATTAA